ATCCTAAGTTAATGGTATGAATGTGAATTCAAAGTTGACAGATGTTATGTCATATCCTAAGTTGATGGTATGAATGTGAATTCAAAGTTGACAGATGTTATGTCATATCCTAAGTTGATGGTATGAATGTGAATTCAAAGTTGATAGATGTTATGTTAATATATCCTGAGTAGATGTTATGAATGTGAGGTTTTAATTTGACTGATGTATCGTAATGTTAGTATATTGAGAGTATATGGTATCAATGTGAGGCTTAAAGATGACAGATTTGTTAATCTATCTGAATAGATGTTATGAATATGAGGTTGACAGAATGATACTTAAGATGTTATGTAATGTAATACCATTGTCTTTCAAAGTTGTTTGTTGtaataaatgatatttgttatacTGCTTTTGATATTTCATAATCAACACAGATATAGAATACTTTTATAGATAAAGTTATCTGGGGTATATATTGAAGATAGCTGTCAATCAACACAATTAAAACATACATCTAGGACACAGCATAGGTATGGTCATAATTCATCTATATTCGTCCAAATCAATGTTTCATGGATTTAGGATAGAATGTCTTTATTTGGACACttgatataaatgttttgactaaGTTTGCACACAAGACTAAAGGAAACTGTTACTTTTCAATCAGATAAACTTATGGTTCTGCTATCctcataaaataattgaaaattggtACTGAAGGAATTGTAATGTTTCTACAGTACTAACTCTTTCAAGTGTTCATTCTTAATGTCATAAATGATTTCAAtagtaaattaattttagtcttaaattatCATCTTATCTCAACCTTGGTTTAAAGTCTGAACAGTAATCTTTTTAAGTCAGTCTTTTACTCAATTTTCAAACTTATCCACTGTGGTAAATTCAGTCCATTCAATACAGTTATTAACTTCTCAGACAAATCAGTATGATATTAAGGTGTGCAGTTAAATACCAAATGCTGAATGGTCtgaaaaaatcttaatttgatataggaagatgtggtgtgagtgccaaggagacaactctccatccaaataacagcttataaaagtaaactattataggtcaatgtatggccttcaacacagagctttggcttatactgaacaacaagctataatgggccccacaattactagtgcaaaaccattcaaacgggaaaaccaacggtctaaatTATTTGACTGCAATTGCATTGTCTGAACTGCATTCAATTTACTGAAGAGTCTAAATATTGACTGAAAGACCGAAAAATTGTTCACTCaggcattatatttgtgttattttagccATCACTATCGCTggggcaaaaataatcacgaatagaatgcctacccatgttaaaactacaataaagtatagcttgcatcaatgaTTTCTTAAACGTCTTTAAAAACCGTGATGAATTCTCCAAGAAAAATCAAAGCTCTGCCATCAACATTAAGTTCTCCAAATAAGGaaaatcattataaagacataacATACAACTACTACTTAcaattacaaatgtacatgtataggaaCAAGCACATGATGGGCTTATAACTTACAGGacagcgagactaagcgatcctactttccgtcggcgtcggcggcgtccacaaatattcactctgtggttaaagtttttgaaattttgataactttcttaaactacactggatttctaccaaacttggacagaagcttgtgtatgatcataagatagtatccagaagaaaagttgtaaaaataaaattccattttttccgtattttacttataaatggacttagttttttctgcggggaaacattacattcactctgtggttaaagtttttagaattttaataactttcttaaaactATCCTTTGtttgaaccaaacttggacaaaagcttgtttatgatcataagatagtatccagaagtaaattttgtttaaagatatttccattttttctgtattttacttttaaagggACTTacattttcttccagttaacataacatacagtctgcagtttaagttttcaaaacattaattagattcattaactatcctacatttttaccaaacttggacagatgcttcttacaatcaaaaggaatatttttaatgattttttttcctcctttatgttgagcctgcgatttacagcaaaagtaggcgagacactgggttccgcggaacccttacaaatttttgtcAGAGGAAGGAAAAGCATAAAGAATATGCATTTATACATGTGTAATATGGTTTAagtaactttaataaaaaaaaaacatgtattgtttaaattGTCTAATTAGTTAAACATCTTGTCAGTCAGTAGTCAAAATTAGCCCTAAGAGGTTACTTTAGCTTGTTCTTTTTACTTTGTACTTTTATATGTACTTAATTTAACAAATTAGGTATTGCagatgaatatacatgtattttgatatttctgtTCTTTAAAACAATcatcattcaaatatttttttaatgtagtaACGTAGTAATAAATGACAAATCAGAATCCATGCATGCAGGTTCAggtcaagaaaaaaaacagtgcCAATATaccattttaatatttagagAATGTAACGggaattacaaaaaatattagacAGCACATTAGACtacacacacaaaaatacatgtagttacagtggcggatccagagggggggttccgggggtgcgcacccccctttatttttgccgatcaatgcatttgtatcgggacatatgttttgcacccccctttgccctgggttagcaccccccccctttcgaaaattcctgcatccgcccctgagTTATATATACAAACGACATTGAGAAAACCATGAATATTGTCCATTCTTTGATGAAAAGATAAGCTAGAATGTCATTGAGGCTAACTTAAAgaataaaaaggaaaatcacgCTTTCCACCTATTTTCAACTGAAACTACTATTTTTAGTTATGAGCAGCGATTACATAATATTGAAGatatacacagctacttttatAGTactataaatttaaagtactgaAGACTTAACAATGTACTGTTTTCAGTACTACGAAATTATTGCACAACATACATGTCCCgggatacatgtatgtgtacaGTAGTTCAGTATTATAACTTTGGATTAAACTTCAAGTTGAAAGGaacagttttacattttttatgtgtaGTACATTATTATAATTGATAGGTACAACATTGTTTCGTACCAATCCAGTATTTTTGTTCAGTAAATTGTTACACTAAGATTTGAAATTCCAATCAAATTATAGGAAGAAAAAAGGAGGGCTACCACGGATAAATTTGTAGAACTGTAAATATTTGGTACTGAAAAGTACATTAGTTTGGAAGTACATGTACTAAACCTCTGCAGCATTATTAAGTTTAATTTTCAGATctatatgattaaaaaataccaataaagattaataataatttgttggttgcttaacgtcaagtggcaaatgtttcatgcatattcagtaCCAATAAAGAAGCTGCAGGTGTATCTGTCGTGCTTCATTTCACTGGTACTTTTTCCTGTCACGgattttcttgctacattgttGCTGCTAGCTAAAAAGTCACTGAAAGACATACTCCTAttacttattaataaagttGAAAGTCTCTTGTTTTCAACTGAAAGGATCGATGTCATAAATATGAGACTCTATGTAGTATTCAAATCTTTGATCTGGTAATTGCTACTTAAATTCTATAATTCTTTACAGAATAAAAGTCATTTATCATTTCTGTTTGTTTCTTCCGAACTGCTGCTTATATACGCTCATCAGTGCAAGAAGgttcttaatatatatacaagttttttttttgtataaactttaAAGTCAATGTCAACTCCAGCTCCAGGGATCAAGTTCATGAACTTATTACTTACTCAAGACTTACCCAAACACAGGACAACTgcatatacattaaaaaaaactacacgCATTAAAAAAATCGTGGTTTCTTTCAGATATAAAATTTAACCTCgagatgtttttatttatttgcgctagttaaattttgtacatgatatttaaaatattcaaataaataaaaacaattgatttattggtgtaaaattcaaataatggaTTGTTACCGAGACATACAttacatcaaaatgacaaacatttacaaacatacaaacattcgtattatattttgatatatatttttaaagaatttgcaaattcaaaaaataaaagtacaatatTCTTAATACCAATTGCTCACCTGTCATATaaactaaacaaatatttatgtaataaaaataattacggatttgtattacataattttagtttcttgttaGTTGGGTTATTTCTTAGTTCTTATATATAATGCATTACTCAAgtaacaataactttagttataAATGCCTACATGCATATGCATCCGAAGAAAATGTTATGAAGAAGGTGCGAAAcgcttaaaaactttaacctgataCTTCgtctattgtggagagttgACCTATTGGTAATgataccatatctttttttcttatattgtttttgaaataagaataaaaaagaaaatacttcTGAATCGTATTCTCCTCGAGTGCAGAAGGTCATGGGTTCGAACCCCGTCCTTGTCAAACTGAAGACTTAAATTGGTATTTGCTGCTTTTCCGTTGAGCAAGCAACATTAAGGAGTAAGAGCAAAGACTGGTCGGCTCGGAGTCCAAATAATGTGTCCGGGTATAgtagcagtggcggatccatagGGTGGGTTCCGGGGGATGGATTCCCATTTTTTTAGacaatcattttatttgaattttgacaTAGAGTTGGAACCCCCTCCGTTTTATCTTGGGTTGGGTcccttttttaataaatgactGGATCCACCCCTTGGGAAGGATGACATGTCTTCATGTAAACTGTTATCTTGTGaacaaagaaatttaaaaaaaagaccgTACAAGAGTTTCGGTCTAGTACAAAAAGCTGGGTTCTTATTCAAACCTCACTTGTCCTAGTTTTGCACCATATTCAAACCCACTGATAAAGAGTGCACACCGTTCTTTAGGTATAAGATTCATAGAAGGTCCCCGCGCCCTTGTGACGGTTAATAAATGCATCATAAGAGATGAacagataaattattttttgaacaCGTACttgtctttatataaaaaataaataaaacaaatatttcatagcATAAAACTTTCGACATgcttttgtcatatttttttgtaattctacCATAGGGTCATATATTTTTAcatctatttaatttaatttcatcgGAAATCTGTCTTGTAACATAAGTAATAGTTACTATTTTGTATTCACAATGTCAAAAATTAACCCTCTCCCCCAAACCGAGAAataattaacgaaaaaaaatgaaataaaaaggatTATGAATAGTTGTAGCTGATAAATGAGGATACCGTTAACAGAGGCGGActtagggggggggggctgtaAAGCTTGAAGTGAGTGggtcccctcttaggcagtcattGGCCCGGGCCCCAACTTATGACAACTTCTAGATCCGCCAGTGGTTAGCGTCAAATTGGTTGAAATTTTACCGTGATTCGTCAAAATATCCTATTCGTGATTCTTTAGAGATCTCAAATAACTATCGTTACCGtcatttttggagaaaaaaaaataacgtgaTTCGTCAAAATCAGTCGATTATTTTAACATCTAAAAGAAATGGATGCTACTTTAAGAAATAATTTCGATTCCCCTAGGTTAAGGCAGTATTTGAGGGGTATATGTAGGATTGTCCGAAAAAAATTCATTCAAATCATTCCATTACACCTCAGTCATATCAAGCGAAGAGAAAACCATCTAAAACTCAACAGTTGGAAATACCGTATTATCGGATAACATACTTTAGTTGACCGAGTAGTTTAGTCGTTCGAAAGTGCCACATGGAATCAATGATAGAATTCCGAAATTGATTTTTTACGCTTCATATGCCAACCTTTTGTTAAAACTGACAGAACgcagttaaaaaaacaaatttaactgTTCATTTTGCTCAGTTTTTGTTTCGTGCGTAGTGTTTTATGTACTAATCATGgtcttttaatgtttatttttcatttttttgccgAGTCATTGTAAGTTTATTTCGATTACGAGAGCTTGAATATCGCTTTGAaatcttttgcctctctttcATCCTTCAAAGTTAAGTGTGGTTTTACCtccaatatcaatattttaacttAGGTAACATGATGATATTAAAAACTACACCATTTCTGTTTTTACACCGAAAAGTTTACAGCTCTAGGTCAAGAGTTATTTATAAAGCAACACTCTTTGTATCCAGCCTGACGTTTTTATTTTCTAGATCCTAGCGGATACTTTTGTAAAGCAATGAACTAAAGATTTCAAACTCGTTCggaaaatgttacaaattttgtttattagttttttatgtGCTTACATAACACGGAACtataaagataaatttatatatccatatatacaaaaatcataataaaaccTCAAAGATAGACCATTTTTTACGTGGTTAGGTCTCACGATTATAGCTATTGATGACCTTGAAGCTTGTTTTACCGCGTATTACAGGAAATAAAGACATGTCAAACACAACTCCTCTTCAAAAGAACAttcaataaaatgtttgttaaattattttaacgAGTGttgattttaatagtttttgacaattttccGAATTAAGATGAATGACAAATTCGTCAATTTCCACTCACATGATCAGAGTCGGACATGGCATACATTTAGTACCTTTTATTTctgatattatttaatttaatacaCAACAAACAGTTAGCTACGgggatttttttgtcaaaaaggtcagtatttgtatttttaaattgcatttttttttattttgattgtttgctaaacataacatgaataatagtatatatacatttcGAAGAAAAAACTATTCTTAGCATCCAGTCATTAAAACGCTtacaacatgtatttaaaataaaataaaaaataaaaatgtatactcTAACATAGTTACAGTTATTCCAAGAATGAAACTCTTATATAGCTACATAGTAAAAGTGACATTATCTGAAAGTCACAAAATGAAAGAGGATATTTCAAAGTCATAATTTGAGGTCATATCACCTTTTTACAGGAAGCTAGTCTGTACAGCTATATAATGGACTAATCTCTCATGTTATCTTATTCATGTTAAAGATGGAGTGGCAAATCTTCTTTGATTATTTCATGCTAGtgctacttttaaaaaaatctttcaatcttTGCTACTTTTGCTCTTTATGTATACCCTTTACAGAGTCATATTCTTTTATAGTCTCGTATATACAGTTTGttgttataatatttcattgttttttttaattcgaattatAAATgcttttatatctaaaaaaaaaaaaaaaacaaaaaaaacaaaaaaaaacgtgcatttttgaaagatttcaGTTGATTGAGATTATCTATCCATCGAGATAATTCTTGACCTGTTCTATTTTTCAGTTAAATTAAAATTGCTTCAATTTGGCGGTGATTGTCATTGACCCAACGTTTTATAGAACCATAACGGTAAAATTTGCAATATTATAATTGTACCCAAATTTCTCTAGCAGCAATGTATACGGAACCGAatacaattttaattatatttaaaataatgttggAAAAtcttataagatatttttttagactCTGCAACATACAAATTTTACTAGCTTTCCAAAACTTTATAAGTTGTGAATGATTATTTTTAGAGGAAATTGCTATGCGTccttacaaatgaaaatcataatATATCTTCAATGTTGCAGATGATAATCCGAATTATTTTAGCGCTGTCCTTGGTGATAAGCGCCAATGCCATGATTCAGGAGATTTCAGTACCCCCTAATCTACTGGAGTGTTTCCAACATTACGCTTCTAAAACAAGTGCTGCAAAGACAGTAGGCCAATCAATTCATTGGATGTGTACACATTTATTTGTGTGGCGAGAGTCAGGAGTAAAAGGATGGTTAATGTTTAACATGACCCACGAGGCCAGGATTTGGTACCATTCGTTATTACCTGTTATCAATAAAGGTTTTACTGTAAAGAAAAGGAGTGCCCGGATGTCTCGGGGATACCGCATCAGAAAGGAGATTCGTATGATGACCAATAGGGAGAGAGACGACTTCTTTCGAGCAATTCAATTACTGAAAGCTGATACAGTAAGCAGATTGTTTGTTTATGATTTACTCATAATGCATGCCATATAAAAATctatgtgtggttccagtttCCCTATCTACCTTACTTTTTTAGGGTCCTAGTAATAACTTGCCCTAAAGATGTGTTTTGTAATTTCTCATTATACAATGGTAAAGTCAGAATGTTGCTCCCAAAGACTCAATGTAAataagacataaaaataaacaaaaatcctACATACCTGCACTaacttgttgatttttttaagatgTAACTGGAAGCACTAAACatactattttatttggccttaatataaactgaaataaaatatgatttataattCCCAGaataataactttttatttcaaactgTTTAATTATTCAAATCATTAAGGTTTTATTGGCTAAGACGAATTTGGAACagctttttggaattttgggtcttcaCTGCTTTTCATCTTCGTATTTGTTTTGAGCTTCCAACTTTTTTTTTGAGCACCACTTATGAGTCGTAGTAGTAGATAAATTGAGCGATTGGCTACAAATCTTCAAGCgttggtatctttgataagttTTTACTGGACTAACCAAAGGAAACCGtctacatgatatatatacaatatatgtatgttgtcggaaaaaataaaatttatttgtatgagctTTAAAACAGGACGAAAAGCGAGGTACCGCCGAGCTTTTCTTCTGTTTTGTAGTGAGTACAATTACAATTTATATGCTTCGACAATGTACATACATTGTGTTAATCCTGAAATTACCACCAACACTTGAAACGTTAGTTATTTAACTAAATTAATGTCTCTAATTTCTCATTGAAATCGACATAGTTGAAACGCGGACCACGAAGAGGACCCCATTTGAACTGGATAGGAATCAGAAATAATCATATAACCGCTTGCTCAACATGGAAGGGGGAAATGCGTTTCCGTGTATTATGTTTCGTTTGGAATGATCGagaccaaaatattaaaaattcgaAAGCACACgaacaatttattttagaaacgAAGACCATGAGAAAGAGAACCAATAGAATGAAACAATGACAACACAAGAACAGAATATGCTTTATCAACACGTGAACCAATACACGCTGTATTGCAACAcgttgaattaaaaaaagaaattctcaATCAGTTCATATGCATGGATTTCATTAATGTCAAAAAATCTATAATGATTCTAGTTTGCATAATGAGTATACCACCTTTCCCCCAGACAACCGGCTTTGACCTGTTTTGCCGGAGAGAAAAAGTAATAAATCAgattcaagatttttttaaatcctttttGTCCTTTTTGCCAAGGAAggctatttttttaataattttaatggaGGCAACGCATTAGACTCAGAAACTCTCGGTAGTTTAGAGGAACACAGTAATGCGTGTCTTGCAGACTCATATTATACTCAGTGGTAATCAAAAGCTATGAATAGGGAGCATATTGTGTTTAGattgttgtaatttttcttcTTCCAGAGTGTTCAACCAAACAAATACAGTGCACTAGCAGCATTACACGAAGGACTTGCTGTCGACTCAGCTCATGGTGGTCCAAATTTCCTAGGATGGCATCGGTATTTTCTACTCATGTAAGTATAAATGTGTACCTTTACAGTATTGCGGTGTAAGctggatataaaaaaagactatatacatttaaaacaaatcgaGCTGAAGTTATCATTGGATCTTCAATACCTCATATAAAACATCTGGCAATATCATTGGTTAATAGCGAACATGTGGGAACtgtgtacatttgatataagaGACAGTAGGCgtgttttatatataagaattttaataaaacagttaaaaagagGAACCAATATAGGTAATACTTTGGGACTGATTTTGAACAATAATTtaagttgaaaaataaatatgaattaaaattcGAAGGAAAATTAGTACATTagtaaaaaactaaatattaacCTGAAACAAAAGTGTcaacaaaaaaactttttattgatttttttcgtcGACAGGTTTGAAAATGCTTTAAGAGAGAAAGTTCCTGATGTTTCAATACCGTATTGGGATTCTTCCCTTGACGAACCAATGGCGAACCCTAGACAGTCATGCTTGTGGAGTGAACATTTTTTTGGTAATGGCGATGGTATTGTTACTGTCGGTCCATTTGCAGACTGGAATACTGCGGTTGGACCGTTAATTAGAAATATGGGACACTTTGGGGAACTAttcagtaaaacaaatattgcaaaCATTATGAGTAGAACATACGTTGCTGAAATTACAGAGCCACTTGGTTTACCAGAATATAACATTGAAGTTCAACATGGAGAAGTCCACAATTGGGTAGACGGACAGTTAGGCGAGTTAAGTACAGCAGCCCATGATCCAGTATTCTATCTTCATCATGCTTTTGTTGACTATTTGTGGGAACAATTTAGAAGACAACAACGCATGCGCGGCATTAACCCAGATCTCGATTATCCTTCCATTGTAAACCATACACTACATGCAGCAAGTGCACCTCTTGGGTTTGGAAATCTTCAAAATATTGACAGTTATAGCGATTATTTAATTAGTGGTATGTATGAATACATGCCATCACCGACTTGTACATTTGAAAACCCGTCTTGTGGTTCTCCGTTCCTCAAATGTGCAGCAAATTTTACAAGCTCATATTGTGTATCCGTAGACCGATCCGATCTTGGAATGAGTTCCTCCAATATTCGACAACAACAAGCAATGATGCAAAACAGAGGTAATACTCAGCAGCGAAGATGGAAACGACAAACGCCGGTATTTTCCAAAAATCCCTGGGAATCAATAAACAATGCAAATAATTTTAACTCAGGTGCAATGTTCCAAAGAAGTTTTCAGAGTTCAGTAAATATGATGGGACAGACCAGTCCAGGAATAATGCAGAAAATGATGCAACAACAACCTCAGTCTCCCTCTGCTATTTTATCAGCATCTGGTCGACAAATGATGGCTCCAATGAGAACCCAACAAAACCCAGTAGGTGCGGTACAACAGAATATCCAGAACTTTGTAGCGTCTAATAGACGGATGATCGAACAGTCAATGGCCCCAAACCCTCTTAGAGGATTCAGTAGCATGCAACAGGAAACAACATGTCCGGCTATTCCTGTCAATCAACGTTACCAAAACTCATTTAATATCAACGGCTTGAGTGACGTGAACCAGTGGGTATATTTACCGGTAAAGATTATATACAAACGTCCCCCAAACTACAATTATAATTCTTATCCAATCATTAATGGCGCTTTATCTATTACAAACGATATATACTCTTCAATGGGTTACACCAATCTTCACCAAAGACTGAAAACAATTCAGCTGGCGACATACTCAAGTTGCAAATCTTCAACTTCCGGTGCTGGTATGGTTTATGTACAGTCAAATGGATTGAATTATCTTGGGACTTATAAAGAATTTGCAATTGTTGATAATCGAATGGCTTTGTCACTTTCAACAACATTCATAGCTGTCAAAAGTCCAGAGTTAGGTGTTACTGATGTATTGTTGTCAGCTTTTGATTCTTGCGGTAGAATATGTACTCCTTACTGCCGTAATCCGACATCACCAACTGGTGAATCTCATCCATGCTCTGGAGCAGTACGAATTTCCTCAAACTATCCAAAATTATATAGTAAAAACTACGGAGACGCTGTACTCACAACATGGAATATGGCGACTGGAAATTGTCCAAAATTAGTAGAAGATCAAGTTTTTGTTTCATTCTATTGTGATTATGGTCAAGAATGGCCATTGCCGGGTAATATGCCAATACAACCAACCCCAATGCAAATGCAACCACAACCTCAACCAAACAACCGAGGATTCATGCACTTCTTGCCTACTGTTCCACCAAATACAGGTATGGTTCCTATGGTTCCAACCCATGAAGCAACCGCCGTTATCATTGCTACTAATGTTGGTAAGTTTTAATTGAAAGGAAGTTCTCAAAGGACAAGGTATGATAAGGGCCGTTTTTGGCCCCCCTTTTTCCAgaattttgatcatttattttcaaatatataaaatacaccgaatgtttgtgtaAATGATGATACGAAATAATGATAGcagcaataacaagaaagataaaaaaaattcaatctttattaaattgagaatggaaattgggaatatgtcaaagagacagcaacccgaccatagagcagacaacagccgaagtccaCCAATAGGTTTCAACGTAGCGAGAAACAACAACAGAGTTATCTGTTTCTGCACGATTTTTTCTTTTAGTGCTCTTTCTTGCTTGGTCAATGAATGTCCATGACAACGTTTTCATATACATCAGTACAATTTTTGTTTCAGAAGTAAGCAACACAAATTTACCTACATGTAGCAAATTCGAGACAAAGTCTTCAGTACATCGTTCGAGCTCGAGGTATCACTTGCAGACGCCATGCAGTTACCATGGTTACTTAGCTATAAATCTTTTGAATATTATTGCATTAGATTTTCTGTAACGAATTATGGCAAAATGTGTAAAACATTAGGAAAGAAATCTcttgtaataaaaataagattaaaaaattatgtaattaaGAGTGCTATATTTTGATCGTGTATTGGTTTTAGCAAAATTTTAAGGTATCGATGTGAGTTACGTTCCAAcaatttttattgcattttctttgaataattttagcgtGTGATGTTGGATATGGATGTATCATTGGTGCACCTTGCAAACCTTGCCAACATGGGATTGCCATCAAGTGTCATGGAACATGTTCTTTGTACGCACAATGCGGCATGGGAACGTTCTCTTTCAAACGTTGTGTTGACGGTGGGAAGTTTGATGCAGCTACGAGCACGTGCGTTACAGGAACATGCGCAGAAGACGAAATGCCACCAAATTATACAGGATATAGAATGAGTGGGGCTAAAACTGTCACTAAACGTACTGAAGTGGGTGGAGACTAATGttggtttttaatatttttacttaGGTTGTTGGTCATTTACATAGTTTTTgagttttattgtaaaatatattgttttatttatttagtgtTTGTGCTCTCTTTGACAAACCAGTTGGTAAAGTGAAAAGTAGGTAAATTGTTTTCTTCCTCCGTTGTTGCTTTACTTATCTCAGTGAAATCTGCTTTACATATCTGACTATGACATGACTCGGGAAATATTTCCCTGGAGTGCAATCATTTCCCGCATGCACTAATTCTAGCGGTGTATTCATTTTTCTCAGTAATGCCTATGTTAGAGGGTGTGGATTGATGTCCATCATTTCTTTAAGTTTTTTAAGGCCATTTTCTCTATTCCTTATATTTGCCCAATGTTctcttttcttttgtttaagcAACCACCTTCCGCTTCCCCCGCAAAAATGGTCTCTGATTCTGATTTTGTTTGGtcctattattctctattctttatatttttggacCTTGTCTG
This is a stretch of genomic DNA from Mytilus trossulus isolate FHL-02 chromosome 6, PNRI_Mtr1.1.1.hap1, whole genome shotgun sequence. It encodes these proteins:
- the LOC134722899 gene encoding uncharacterized protein LOC134722899 gives rise to the protein MIIRIILALSLVISANAMIQEISVPPNLLECFQHYASKTSAAKTVGQSIHWMCTHLFVWRESGVKGWLMFNMTHEARIWYHSLLPVINKGFTVKKRSARMSRGYRIRKEIRMMTNRERDDFFRAIQLLKADTSVQPNKYSALAALHEGLAVDSAHGGPNFLGWHRYFLLMFENALREKVPDVSIPYWDSSLDEPMANPRQSCLWSEHFFGNGDGIVTVGPFADWNTAVGPLIRNMGHFGELFSKTNIANIMSRTYVAEITEPLGLPEYNIEVQHGEVHNWVDGQLGELSTAAHDPVFYLHHAFVDYLWEQFRRQQRMRGINPDLDYPSIVNHTLHAASAPLGFGNLQNIDSYSDYLISGMYEYMPSPTCTFENPSCGSPFLKCAANFTSSYCVSVDRSDLGMSSSNIRQQQAMMQNRGNTQQRRWKRQTPVFSKNPWESINNANNFNSGAMFQRSFQSSVNMMGQTSPGIMQKMMQQQPQSPSAILSASGRQMMAPMRTQQNPVGAVQQNIQNFVASNRRMIEQSMAPNPLRGFSSMQQETTCPAIPVNQRYQNSFNINGLSDVNQWVYLPVKIIYKRPPNYNYNSYPIINGALSITNDIYSSMGYTNLHQRLKTIQLATYSSCKSSTSGAGMVYVQSNGLNYLGTYKEFAIVDNRMALSLSTTFIAVKSPELGVTDVLLSAFDSCGRICTPYCRNPTSPTGESHPCSGAVRISSNYPKLYSKNYGDAVLTTWNMATGNCPKLVEDQVFVSFYCDYGQEWPLPGNMPIQPTPMQMQPQPQPNNRGFMHFLPTVPPNTGMVPMVPTHEATAVIIATNVACDVGYGCIIGAPCKPCQHGIAIKCHGTCSLYAQCGMGTFSFKRCVDGGKFDAATSTCVTGTCAEDEMPPNYTGYRMSGAKTVTKRTEVGGD